The DNA sequence AGATTGTGACCATGGCCTCAAAGCCCAGACTGCTGGGAGAATGGAGGGGCACAAGGGGTTTGGAGGAGGTCGGGGGGCCTCAGCCAGCAAAGCTCAAACAGAGCACAGCCCAAGTGCTCAGCAGCCGCAGCCTGCAGTGGGGCTGCCAGTGAGGACTGGTCAGCATGCACAGggcttctcttctcctctcagggAAAGAGGCTGGGGATGGGGCGGAAGAGGGGGCTGGCAGCCGACATCTGACACCTGCCTGACAGCAGAGATAGCCAATCTGTGCTCCTAATGGAGAAGTGGAGCTCAGTCCCCAGGGGCTGGATGCCTGTACCTGCTGCTGTACCAGCTGCCTGAGTTTATCCAACATGTCCCAGGCCTGGCATATCCTGGAGCCCCATCCTGGGACTTAGTGGAGGGTCAGAGCCAAGAGGAGCCACTTTCTGTCCTCAAGGAAGTTCCAGCTTGTTCCAGGCTCCAGACACACCCATTGACATCCCTGGCAGAACCAGAGATCCTCGGGGTTCTAGACActgtgttggggggaggggtatGTGTGGGGGGGACTTGTGGGATGGGGTCCCTGTCTGGAGGATCAGCACTGGGTAGAGGGGTTGGACAGGGCTGAGGAGGAGTGGGAAGGAGCCTGCATCTGGCATAAGAAGGCCACACGTGTGCTGGGAAGTGACTGGagccaggtgggagggggtgagggcagTGAATTTGGGATGGGGTCCTGGCTGCTGGCAGTGCTTAGGGTGGGGTCACTAGTGGGGATCTGGGGCTGTGGTCCAGGCCTATGGGGACTGAGGAGGACCAAGTGGAATCAGGCTGTGGAAGTGGACAGGAAGAGGCGGTGACACTGGAGGGTGACCGGGGAAACACCATGTGGGGCTGGACTAGGATTAGTCGGCTGGAGATGGGGCAGGAAGGGAGCGGAGACATGTGGTTCACAAGATCACGTACCCTTGCATggcagcagcatttattgaaacaCAGATTGAGAGCTCAGGAGGCAAGGCACCCACAGACAGTCATAACCAGAGAGGGACCCAGGAAGTGGCCTAACTTTCCATCCCACCAGCTCTGCATGGGCCAGTCCCTCCTGCACACGGCAGGGGGAAGTCTGGAGCCCCCGCGGAGTCTTTGAAATGCATACAGGTGCACTGGACAGCAGCTGGAGGCGAAAGCGTCCCCACAGTAATGGGCCTCTTGACTGGGAGGTCACTCGAGGAGTGTGGCTGGAACGGTCAACCCAGAAGGCGGTCGGTGAGAGACAAGCAGAGCACAGGCAGGATGAACGGGCAAGTGCTTGCCATGGGGTCGTGCCTCGACCCAGGGGAAGGTCAAGCTCCCATGCTGTCCAGCCACTCAGGTGACTGTTCCTGTCCCAGAGAGCTTGgagaataatacaaataatacaaaTTGGCTACAGGTATTTTGGAGCCAGGTTAGAGTTAAGCGAAGGGCTGGGAATGACTCTAAACTGAAGCCACAAGGAAAACTAGGACACAACTCTCCAAAATGAGAAGGTGGAGGATAGCGGCCCAAGGGTTTTTCCCTCTGTAGAAACATCTGGAAGATTCTGGAAGCAAGCACACATTTGCATTCACACACCATTCAGTGCTCGGCTGCCACAGGCAGGGCAGGCTCTGGACTCCACTAGGCGAAGCGGACGGACCGGCTGCTTCCGCAGCTGAAGCTGGAGGAGCGGGGCTGGCAGGGCGCGCAGGAGTCGGGGGCTGTCACCGTGATGCTGCCCCCCGTGGCTGGGGGGCCAGAGGTGATCTGGCGCCCTGGGGTGGTGCTGTAGGTGAGGCCCCCGCAGGAGACTCCACCACGGGAGCTGCTGACACCTGTGGGGAGAGGTGACACAGAGGGGTGAGGGCTTGCTGTGATGGCACTGGCCCCATGACAGGCCCCAGAGGGCAGTGACATTGCAGGAGCTGCCTGCTCCCCAAGGGGTCCAGTGGTTGACAGCGCAGACCCTGTCCCTCAGCAGCACATCCCATCTGGGGACCTGGGGCAGGAAGGAACCCAGGACCCCTGGACCCAGAGGAGCAAAGCTACTGGGCCCTGGCATGGCCTCGGCTCACGGCTGTCACTAGTAAAGGGCGCTCAGCTCTGCTTTCTCTAACTCCCTTCGTGGTCCCCAGTGAGGGGCCAGGAGAGGGCGAAAGGCCCTCTCTTACTTGGGGGAATATTCGAGGCTCGGTGGCTTAGACCAAAGGGTTTGGCTTTGCCTGTCAACAAAGCCATTTTTCTAGGGGATTTCGGGCAGATACTTACAGACATTGACGGAACCCACACCTTCACACAGCCTGGGGGAGAGAAAACTCTGTTAGCTGCAGACACTGGGCTGGATTCCTTGAGAACGATAGTTGCTTGGGGACAGAGAGGGTCATCCTGTGGACAGTCTGTCCCCTGAGGGCCAGGGAGGGCTCCCCCAATCTGTGCTAAACGCTCACTTCTTTCTTTAATGGTTCTGTAAGCATGGGGACAAGCCCTTCTGATTTTCATTAGCCCTGGGTGAGACTGTGACCTTCTGAGTCTGCCCCCCGTCTGAGTACCATAGCCCCCCGTCTGAGTACCATAGCCCACCCCGGATAGTGCCAACCAAGCTGTCGGAGAGGAGCGTCAGGGGCTTTGTGGAAGGTGAGGGCTGAGCCCACGCGGAGGTGCCTCCTCATTGTCACACACAGGCCTGCAGCGGGGCAGGAACCTACTCAACAAGAATGCCCCTGGGGGCACGAGACTTGGGCGCAGAGCTCAGCTCTTCTGCTTATTAACCGGGTGGCCATGAGAAAGGCACTGAAGTCTGGGCCTATTTCTTTATGTTTGGGTGGGAAAAATGATACTGATGTCATTGGAGTACGGGGATTATAAAATGAGCACTTAGCACAGGTCTAGCATATAATAAGCATTGGATAAGTCGTTACTACTATTGAAGCTTGATCTGTACGgccagggtcagagtcagagctCACACTTGGCTCAAGGAAATTCACTCTGAGGACCAGGACGTCTACCCTGGAAACCCTACAAGGTCCTGCTTAGCCTCACCGGCTCTCCTCGCCCTCCAGCAGGCGCCTGTAGGTGGCGATCTCGATGTCCAGGCCCAGCTTGGAGTTCATCACCTCCTGGTACTCCTTGAGCAGGCAGGCCATGTCCTGCTTGGCCTTCTGCAGGGCGGCCTCCAGCTCAGCCAGCTTGCAGCGGGCGTCATTGAGGGCCGCCTCGCCCTGCTGCTCAGTCTCGGCCACGGCGGCCTCCAGCTTGGCACGCTGTTGGGTGAGGATGTGAGGGCAAGGATGAGAGAGCAGGCACAGTTTGGCTCGCCCAAACTaatggcagggaggggagggtccTGGAGAGAAGGTTGGGCCCAGGGCCAGGTGGTACCAGGGCTGTGAAcatgagggaggaggtggtgggctTTCTCCGTCGCCACTTGATGGTGGTCAATGGCATGGCCCAGGAGGGGCTAGATCCTCCTTGGCAGGTCAGGGATAGGGCCCATCCAGCCTGAGTGCTGTGACATGTGGTAGAGCCCCTGCTTTCACTCTGGGTCCCTGCTCCCTCACACTGCGGAGCCTGACTAGGGCCACGCCAGTGTCCTCCTGGGGAAAGGGCCTGGTGCTGCAACCTGCCTGTGCTGGGTATCTGAGACCTCCCCGGACCCTACCTGGCACTTGGCGTTCTCAATTTCAGCCGTCAGCCTCTGGACCATGCGGTTCAGCTCGTTGATCTCCTCCTTGGTGCGGCGCAGGGTCTCCCCGTGCCTGATCACCGTGGCCTTCATCTCCTCGCACTGGGGAAGCAGAGACGCTTGTGAGAATCAGGATGGGGCATGTCATCCATTCAGGGCACCAGGGGTGATCGTGCAGACTGTGCAGTGCTCAGCCTGTGCAACCACACATGGCAGTCCTGCCCTGCCACCCCAACCTCAGTTGAGAGGCAGCTCTTCTCTAACTGTCCTTAGGGATCAGAATCCCCAGACTAGAGAAGCCTTTTCTCAGAAATACCTCGCTTGCCTCCCACTGACATGTCTAGGAGGCAGGTGTCCTGTGCCACTCACCTTGCTACGGTACCAGGACTCGGCCTCTGCCCGGCTGCGGCTGGCGACATCATCATACTGAGCCTTGATCTCAGCGACAACGCAGTCCATATTCAGGTCCCGACTGTTGTCCATTTTGACAATGACTGAGGTGTCTGAGATGTGGGCTTGAAGAACACGGATTTCCTGTGGGGCCAACAGCCAGTACAATTGGTTCCGGTGCCTGATTTGGGCCATGTGCTCCACCCCTCAGGGCAGTGTCCACTCCCTGGAGGGAACACTCATCATAAATGCTACACGAGTCCTGATCCCACCACCTTGATTCACACACGGGCTTATTACAAAACAACAAAGCGGGACAGGGTCCCAGAGGTCATCTGGGAATAGCCTTTGActtaacaaatgggaaaacagaggcccagagggtgAGAAAGGCCTGACCCAGAGTCCTGGCGGGGGAGCTGGGGGTGGATGCCAGGACGAGTGATTAGTCCACTAATTAAGAcccctccctgacccccaccccacatGCACACTTTGCAGCTCATCTCCAGACTGACACGCAGACAGCTCATGGGCAGGCACACCCCAACACACAGAGATCACAGTCACAGAGCAGCCCAAGCACTCAGACACCATGCTCCTCACACATGAACGTGGATGGGGTCTCTGTGCCGTGGACCCCTTGAATGTGTGTGCAGGTGCTTTTCACACTTCCATTACACGCTCcaaacatgtgcacacacacgtgcccTTGCCCTGCTCCCCTGGTCTCCAcacctcccctccacctgccctggcTGGCAGGTGCCCCTCACCTCTTCATAGAGGCGCCGCAGGAAGCTAGATTCCTCCACCAGGGCCTCCACGTTGGCCTCCAGGTCTGATTTCCGCAGATAGGCGCAGTCCACGTCCTGGTGGTGGAACCAAGAGGAGGAGGAGTGCATGGGGGAGGAAGCCAAAGAAAGGCACCTCTGGTCAGCACGGGGACCGTGTCCCAAGCTGGAGTTGGCACAAATgggtcccctcctccctgccctgcaacCAGCCCCCTCACCTTCTTTAGAACCACGAACTCATTCTCTGCCGTGGCTCTCAGGGCCACCTCTTCTTCATACctgggtgtgagagagagaagggctgGAGCTGA is a window from the Eulemur rufifrons isolate Redbay chromosome 16, OSU_ERuf_1, whole genome shotgun sequence genome containing:
- the LOC138396443 gene encoding keratin, type II cuticular Hb5, which translates into the protein MSCRSYRISSGCGVTRNFSSCSAVAPKTGNRCCISAAPYRGVSCYRGLTGFGSRSLCNLGPCGPRVAVGGFRAGSCGRSFGYRSGGVCGPSAPCITTVSVNESLLTPLNLEIDPNAQCVKHEEKEQIKSLNSKFAAFIDKVRFLEQQNKLLETKWQFYQNRQCCESNLEPLFSGYIETLRREAECVEADSGRLASELNHVQEVLEGYKKKYEEEVALRATAENEFVVLKKDVDCAYLRKSDLEANVEALVEESSFLRRLYEEEIRVLQAHISDTSVIVKMDNSRDLNMDCVVAEIKAQYDDVASRSRAEAESWYRSKCEEMKATVIRHGETLRRTKEEINELNRMVQRLTAEIENAKCQRAKLEAAVAETEQQGEAALNDARCKLAELEAALQKAKQDMACLLKEYQEVMNSKLGLDIEIATYRRLLEGEESRLCEGVGSVNVCVSSSRGGVSCGGLTYSTTPGRQITSGPPATGGSITVTAPDSCAPCQPRSSSFSCGSSRSVRFA